Genomic segment of Juglans microcarpa x Juglans regia isolate MS1-56 chromosome 7S, Jm3101_v1.0, whole genome shotgun sequence:
catgaaaagacaggccattaaaatctaaagcaatgacccatagaaataaaatacggaaaaaaaatgttctaaGTTCCTTTGAAGACCGCTCTTTGTTTTCGAAAGTCCGATTGTTGCGCTcttgccatatacaccacataatacagattgGGATCATATTCCACACCGCCTTGATTTGTTGAACTCCCCTCGGAAGTGTCCAGCTGGCCAATAGATCTACCACCGTTGCAGGCATAACAACGGCTAACTCTATTCGGCTAAATACTTCAACTCACAAGGCTCTAGTAGTCTCGCAATGTAGCAAAAGGTGATCCATTGTCTCGCCAGATcttttgcacatgcaacactagTCTAGTATGACTAAACGGCGCTTCCTCAGATTGTCAGTATTCAGATTCTTCCCCAACGCTGTTGTCCAAGTAAAGAAGATCGCTTTCGGGGGCGCCTTATTTCTCCAGATTCTCCTCCATGGGAACGGGGTGTTGGCGACTTGGGAAAGGGACTTATAAAAGGATCGAACCGAGAAAATGCCCTTACCCATAGGAGTCCACCACAGCCTATCGACTTGCTGTCCATTTGGCTTCACAGAATAAAGAAAGCTGAAAAACGCCTCAAAGGTGTCCACTTTCCAGTCTTGCGCCGCTCTACTAAATGTGACATTCCACTGTACTTGGTCCCCTGTTAGAAGCATAAGGTCCTCTATTGAAGCTTCCTGGTTGCATGCCAACTGAAAAATAGCTGGAAATGTATCATTTAGGGCCTCATTCCCACACCATATGTCCTTCCAAAACTTAATGCGAGAACCCTTCCCCAACACCAATTTCGAAAGGCTTCTAAAATCCCCCCACCCCTtcctaatgtgtttccaaactcccacaccTCTAGCCCCGTACACCTCTTCAGTACACCATCCCCCCCACATGCTTCCATATTTACAGTCAATCACCAGCTTCCATAAGGCTTCTGTCTCGTTATTatacctccataaccacttcccaagCAGGGCCTGATTGAAAGTTCTCAGATTTTTGATACCCAAACCACCAGACGAGAGTGGTGTACACACCTTATCCCAGCTAACtaggtgaaatttgaattcatcccctaGCCCACCTCACAAGAAATCACGGTACAATTTATCAATCCGAGCCGCTACCCTGGCAGGCAACtgaaacaaagatagaaagtatGTAGGTAAGTTAGAAAGGGTACTCTTGATAAAAGTCAAACggccacctttcgacaagtacaatTTTTCCACCCTGCCAATTTCCTTCCTATCTTCTCTATGACTGAATCCCATATGGATGAGGCCCTTGCTGCAGCCCCCAACGGCAATCCTAGATAGGTAATAGGAAGAGAGGCTACCTTGCACCCAAGAATTCTAGCTAGCTGCCTAGTATTACTCACGTTCTCCACTGGCACTAACTCTGACTTgtcaaaattcactttcaagCCTGATGCTGCTTCAAAGCATAGTAACAAAGCCTTCAAAGCCCTCAATTGGTTTGGATCTGCCTCACAGAATAtgagtgtatcatctgcaaaaagtaagTGAGACAAAGCAATAATACCCCTATTGGGATCACCAATTGGAAATCCAGTCACAAACCTGTGCGTAACCGCCGCCAATGTCATCCTATTCAAAgcctccataataataataaagagaagtggggacaaaagatctccttgtcttagacCTCGAGAGCTACTAAAGAAGCTGGTAGGACAACCATTAATCCATACTGAGTATCTGGCTGTGGAAATGCACCAACTAATCCAATTACGCCACCTAggcccaaagccacatctcccCAAAAAATACAGGAGGAAATCTCAATTGACATGGTCATATGCCtttttcatatctaatttaCGAATAATACCTGTGGAGCCAGTCTTTAATCTGCTATACAGGCCCTCATTTGCTATAAGgactgaatccaaaatttgtcgccccttaacaaatgcattttgtggtTTCGAAATAATCTTGTTCAAAATCGCCCCCAGTCTGTTAGCAAGAACCTTggatataattttatacaccccattcacaaggctaatgggtcGAAAATCCTTAACCTCCACCGCTCCCATCTTCTTTGGAATCAacgcaataaaagtagcatttaggtttttctcaaattttccaaccaAGGATACTTCCTGAAACACATTCATAATGTCCACTTTCACCACCTCCTAGCAAGATTGGAAGAAACTTATCAAGAAACCATCTGGGCCAGGAGCTTTGTCTTTACTTATACGTTTGACTACATCATACACTTCCTCCTCCTCaaaaaggcctctccaaccaagagGCTTCCTGAGGCGCAATAGTGTCAAAAACAAGACCATCCAGCTTTGGCCTCCATCCCACATGCTCTGTTAATAGTTGATCATAGAAGTCCACCACATGGTCACGAATCACTGGGGCCTCCTTACATTCCATACCATTAATGTTCAACATATCAATGGTATTGgttcttctatgagagttagcAACTCTATGGAAGAATTTAGTGCTCCGgtccccttctttcaaccacaaaGCTCTCGACTTCTGGCGCCAAGAAATTTCCTCTCGGGATAGTGTTCTTTCTAATTCTGCGACCAATTCTGACTTGCGCAATATCTCATCCGGTGAAAGGGCTCTAGCCTCCAATAACTGTTCAAACTATTGTAACTCCTCCACCATGGATTTTTTTCGCTCCCCAATATCTCCAAAGGATTGTGAATTCCAAAGCTTAAGGTcatttttcaaagcttttaGCTTACAAGCTAGGATATATGAGGGATTACCATGgaactgataagaagaccaccattgcctaaccctttccacaaagccttcacttttcaaccacatgttttcaaacttaaagtatCGACGCCCGCTTCgaatgccaccacaatccaacaatatAGGAAAATGGTCCGAGCAAAGACGTGGCAGCCTCTTTTGGCACACTTCCGGATAGTGCACCTTCCATTCCGTTGAAATTAGGAATTTGTCTAGGCGTGACCATGTCTGATTATTCGACCAAGTGAAGGAATCCCCTAGTAGAGAAATATCCAGCAGGTTTAAATCAAAGATACAATCTGAGAATTTTGTCATTGCTGGGCGTAGCCTATTCTCTCCGAATCGTTCACTAGGAAATCTGATTATGTTAAAATTCCCTCCTATACACCAAGGAAGCTTCCACCAACTATGTAACCTAGCGAGTTTCTCCCATAAGAAACGTCTGTCGTTGTCTACATTTGGACCGTATaaacctgcaaaagcccacacaAAGTTATCTGTCACGCTCTTAAAAGAGCATGCCATTGTATACTCCCCCACaaactcctccattttctcaacaacttttttatcccacatcactatgATTCCACCCGAAGCCCCATTCAAAGCTAGATAAACCCAATCCGCATAAGTGCAACTCCAAATACTTCGAATTAATCTTCGagaaacacttttcaatttagtttcttgtaaacatactaTATCCACCCTCCATTCTCATAACAAGTTTTTTATGCGAAGTTGCTTATTTGCCAAATTTAACCCGCGGACGTTCCAAGACACAATTTTCGGCTTCATAAAGGATAAGCATGCCCCTTCCCTTTGGATCTTTCACGGCTTGAGCTTCCTTCATAATTCAAAGACCAAGTTAGGCGCTTGAGCTCCCGTTGTTTTTTCGACCTTGATTTCTTAGACTGTGTATGACTCGCTTCAATTGCAATAAGTAGAGCCATAAACTGCTCTTCATAGCCCCCGATGCAAATCCTTCGACACCCAATCCGAAACATTCAGCTCATCTGGTAGCACACGGTTTAACGGTATCGGTTCCCCATCACTGGAAGCCCACTGCAGATTAGGAGTCGCCCTTTCTTCCTCCCCAATTAAATTCCTGCCCTCCCATGCAACCACAACATTATTAATGGGAGATTGAGTCTCAGGGACCATCATCACCTCACTTTGAGAAAGCCCATCATTAATCACCTCTGCCCCTGCCCCCTCAGTCCCAGGATGAGCTTCAAAATTGAGACTTCCCGCGACTATACTATCTAGATGATCCTCGGGATGGCCCTGGGCCTTCGTTTGGGGAGGAGACTCTCCCACCATGCTAATCGGCACCTTCTGGCTGGCTGAAGCCACCACAGCGCCGCATAGTGGAGGAGACTCCTCCTCCTCCGCTATCGGCAGATTCTGACTTACTATAAGCCCCTCATCGCAAGCGTCTCTTCATAGGTAGAGACCTTACAGTTCCGAGCCTCTACTGCCGGCGAAGGCATCACCGGCGAATCTGCGGCCGTCGCTTTACGGGCAGCCGTAAGTTTCTGTGACCTATTGTGCGCTTCCCCGAGACCTCCTCCTCCATTATCGGTAGTTTCTGGCTTACAGGCAACCACCGAAGGTGTTGCCGCCCTCGCCGGGGTCACCTGGCTCTTCGCCGGCGACGGTGGCTGAGGCCCACTCGTCAACGGGCTTGGGGCAGACGATACTCATCTCCTCCGAACAGGCCTCTTCTGTTTCAGTTGAAACCGAGGCCCTAAGGCTTGCACATTAGTATTGGGCCCATCCAGCTGGCCCAGAGGCCCTACCATAGCCCTTTTCCCCAGCCCCGCGCCCACTCCCACCTCTACCTCTCTTTCAACGCACCGTTTTAAGTCATTTAAGTTTGCCTTCAAATCTTCTATTTGTTTCTGCATCTCCATCACTACCCGCAAAAGGCTTTCCGTATTAAGACTGACAATATCTCTGTCAGCTCCCTCCAAACTTTGACCCACTACTTCAACTGAGGCCATGCCATCTCCAAACTGCAGCGGCGCCTCTCCTCTCCGTCTGACCAGTTGATGGGATGGGTCTGAAACCCTTGAAGATTTTTTTACAGCAACCAGATACGATGTCGGGGATGAGCTTCCGACGTTGTAACCACCGTAGGGCCAACTGCGAAGCTGATCTCCCTCAACACCTCCACCAGTTTTCTCCACCCCCTCCCATCCCTCCCTTCAGGAATGAGGATACTTTTTCTCCTCCCCCCCATTCTGAACTCCACCAACGACATGAATGCCCCTTGAGAGTTAACACACCTTTGGGCTATGAGGCCCCTGTCCCCATCTCTGTGAGCTGAATAAAACTCCTTCCTTCCCACCTTCAAGCAGTCTTCCAGAGGTTTGGTGAACCACCGTGCCGTGGCTAACTCCAGATGAAGACTTCTCACCAACTTCCACCCCCTCTTTGTGATGGTCACCCATCGCCCTTTTCTAGCAACCTCAAAAATCTTACGATCAATAGCAACAGCATTCGGCATACTTGAATGCGAACTCAGACTTGCAATGAATCACTCACTCAACCTCCCATGAACAGCATCACCAGCCAGAAACGAGAAAAAAACAGAATATTGCAAACTTTGATTTGGGTTGGGATGTCCTCTCTTTTtgaccactttttttttttttattttaagatctCAGCTAAAGCAAATCATGTTATCTATATGTCCAGATTGGGTGGATTCGCATTGCAAACTTATGATCAAcagttatttcattttattatatttcagttTCTTAGTTATGCCATTAAAGAATTTTATATGCTGATTTTGGGTTTGCAGATTCCTTTTGATATCCTCTGGGATTATATATGGTTATTATGCAATGATACTAAAGATTGATGAAGAGGAATTTGGTGGTCATGGAGCGCTCCTCCAAGAGGGGCTTTTTGCTTCCATAACTCTCTTTCTGGTAATTTGAGATctcttagctctctctctctctctctctctctcacacacacacacacacaaatagacATGGTCTATATGAGTTCATTTAATTGAAGAGGGAGGGGGCGATGATGATGTCCCTGCCTTACAATTCCCTCCATTTCTGTTTTTCAGCTTGCGTGGATTCTTGTATACAGCTTGGCACACTTCTGATTGTCTAGGTACCATCAATTCAGCTACCTCATCTCTGTCACAAGCGATGTATGAACTGTCTCACTTGATTACATCACACTCTGATTTGTGCCATGAAAACATGGAGAAAAACTCTTACCAACattattttttgctttctaGTATTGattgcaatattttggtttcGCTTCATAAACAACCCATTCGGTGTTCCGATTTGTGGTCCATGCAACTGATGATTATAATAGcctcccacaaaaaaaaaaaaaaaaaaaaggattactCGTGCAAATACTGGTGGTTTTAGTTTTTCTGTAGATAGTTAATGTGGTTTAGGTATgtgctcgctctctctctctctctctctcccctgtgGGGAAGTAAGCCATACAGAAACAGCACGTCGTTTTTCCTAAACGTGCGGGATAAACATTTATGGGCCTCTCTCCCAAGATTGGAAGCCTATGCGTGTGCTTGCATTTGAACAGGCACAAAGTTGGTTAGTTAAACAAGTTCAGACCTGGCCTGTTGTACTGTAGTGTTTTGATAAGTATGGTAGCATTCTGTCGATGGTATGGTTccaattgtaaattttttcttctcttcttttgtttcttctaaCTTAGTGTAGGTGCGGGGCGGGCTTGTAGATCTCTTTTGGGGAGCAAATTGCAAGGATTTGAATTTTGGATCCTTGATTGGAGGTGTTGTAGAGGTTGATACTTTATTCTGACCCAACGACGAGCCATTGGGCATGGGATTTGCTAccgttgagatgagataaaaaatttgtaaataatagtaaaatagtttgtgaatagtattaaaatagttttgagtgaagatgttttatggaatcttggtaaaagagaaataaaaagttgaataaaaatattattaaattaaattattgttaaaatataatttttgttttgaaatttgaaaaagttgatttttttttttttttgtttggaagtttgagaaagttgtaatgattaaatgaaaaagttgaaaatttaaaattgaaaagtgcttctggtgtttggatattgagacgagacgagacgaTCTTGCAATCCAAACAAGGGCTTAGTCAACCCAAGATTTGAGCAATTTGTTTCTTCGGACAAGGAACACCACTTCTAGGTAGTGGGTAGAAATTAACTACCACAGGGTAGCTTGATCGATGGTGGTCACAACTCCTACCGTGGGTTGGCTCCTTTCACATTGATATGaaacaatttattattatttaaattttattaactgttttctaaattttgagaaaattaaagttGTCATGTGACAACCTATAATTTTCATGTGGAAATGGTCAACATGATCTTACAATATTCCTAGGATGGGGGACAGATTATGATGGGAATACCGTCTTTAGGACAGATTGctattttctcaagaaaatgatacacatataattgttttaaacAAGGGAcgtttttgtaaaataatttatagaagTAGCATTGTTTTACATAAATACCCTCAATTGAACATAATTGTACAGATCATCATGTCTCTGCATAAGAACATTGACTAAAATCATATGTTCAAAATACAAACGTGTCCTGTTTGTTgtcttttctctaattttctttCTACTAGGAAAATTCTATGTTGTTATAAAGAAATGATCCCATTCATGCTCCTCCATTGACCCAAACAAATTATACTTCCAACTAAATTGTTCTGCAAAACCATAACTAGTATTCCTCCCCTCTTTCATCTCTCTCCTAATTCTCTCTACTCTTTCAATTACTCTCTTAACTGTAGTATCAAATGCATCTTCAAGGGTCTCCAATCTCGATCTCGGATCGGCATATATTACTCTTGGAATCTGCCTAATAACTTCCTCTCTCATGGCTCTCACCTTGTCTTTCGGAATTCGTAGCAGTATCCTTTCAATACTGACTTTGCCATTTTTCACATCATCTACCGGTATGAATACAGAGTAACTAGTATAATTTCTAGGTAAATGCCATAAGTATTGAACATAAGCTGAACCTGGATGAAAGAAAACTGGAATACACCCTGCCAAAATTGAATCAAAAGTAGAACGCCTGGTGAATGAATCCCCTGTAGGCTGCAAGCAAAACACAGAACTTTGGAACATATTCATCACATAAAATGGCTTGTAACACTTTTTCGAATGGCCACCGCATTCCAATAACCTGCATTTCCTCCTTGAAGCCTGGCACTGATCAATAATCTCGTTACGAATGGAATGTTGAAGATTTGGTCTCGGGGCACCGGCAAACGAGAAGAAATACCGTCTTTTCTGCCTCCTCATTCTGTTTTGCCATTGAAACACTTCATTGTCAGTTGAAGGATGAAAGTATGTTGGATAAGGTATTGCAAATTCATTGTTGATCCAAGGGCTTGATTCAATTGCTAACATTGTCATATTCCTCGACTCCGGCAAGAACATAAGCTTATTACCCCAATCTGAATCCTTACTCCCGAACCTCCTGAAATCCCAAGTTATCCTTCCCACAACTAAGAAATGATCTCTACCCCACATTTTCTTCCACTCTGGTTTTTCTCTAAGCCACTTGACAAGTTCAAGAGAAGCAGCATCTCTCATTGATGTGTTTGAATACCAAAGGTAGCGAGATACATCCAGGCCTGCATAATATGGCACATAGATTGCAGAAGCCAATGAAGAGTCATTTGTCAAGCACTCGTACTGTTTCATTCTGTTGTGAAAGATAACTTCTAAAGAGAATTGGTTTGTTGCAAACCAATGGGTTTCTGAATAAACCTTTCCAAAATTGGGAAGATGAGGACCAAGACCCATGTTTGATGTAAAAAGACACATATCAGTCCAATTACTGAGTGACCTGCAAT
This window contains:
- the LOC121240614 gene encoding xyloglucan galactosyltransferase KATAMARI1 homolog, translating into MFILDWRSLGLKSSMCRKRSSFIKVFRAAVDRLMCRKQLWLAVLISFLLWFLLLCFYHSAPMVGKPGVTLSGVISAADSVNFGGSNFVLLSGYSNESVNILPKMSNTTEDFSKPVKDMAVREIGVENIDEVKSWYNPFNNFSARDNGYEGFDHVLVYDTEVHTNNQTNLAEKETQSVNRVSGSENEAESDHDGGVDISLSMLEPVASLSIGESKSEKITKDSSSEDGIDVDSQLGSCSGRYIYVHDLPSRFNEDLLKHCRSLSNWTDMCLFTSNMGLGPHLPNFGKVYSETHWFATNQFSLEVIFHNRMKQYECLTNDSSLASAIYVPYYAGLDVSRYLWYSNTSMRDAASLELVKWLREKPEWKKMWGRDHFLVVGRITWDFRRFGSKDSDWGNKLMFLPESRNMTMLAIESSPWINNEFAIPYPTYFHPSTDNEVFQWQNRMRRQKRRYFFSFAGAPRPNLQHSIRNEIIDQCQASRRKCRLLECGGHSKKCYKPFYVMNMFQSSVFCLQPTGDSFTRRSTFDSILAGCIPVFFHPGSAYVQYLWHLPRNYTSYSVFIPVDDVKNGKVSIERILLRIPKDKVRAMREEVIRQIPRVIYADPRSRLETLEDAFDTTVKRVIERVERIRREMKEGRNTSYGFAEQFSWKYNLFGSMEEHEWDHFFITT